Genomic segment of Staphylococcus muscae:
ATAATTGAATTTTTTAACTAAGTTCTCTGTAACTTCTGAGTTAAATTTTTCTTTTAAACGATTCAAAGTGGATCCTCCTTTCAACAATTATTATTTATTAGACTTGATTTCTTCGCCAGATTTTTTTGCGATACGAACTTTTTTACCGTCAACAAATTTGTAGCCTACACGTGTAGGTTCGTTTGTTTTAGGGTCTAATACTTGTACGTTAGAAACGTGAATAGCAGCTTCAGTTTCTAAGATTCCACCTTCAGGATTGAATTGTGTAGGTTTTTGGTGTTTTTTGATCATGTTCACACCTTCAACTACAACACGGTCTTTTTTAGGTTGAGTTTCTACAACTTTACCAGTTTTACCTTTGTCTTTACCTGCGATAACGATAACGTTGTCACCTTTTTTGATATGCATGTGGGCACCTCCTTGAATTTGTTTATATGATTTCGCTAATTAAAGTACTTCTGGTGCAAGGGAAACGATTTTCATAAAGTTTCCATCACGTAATTCACGTGCAACAGGTCCAAAAATACGTGTACCACGTGGGCCTTTGTCATCACGGATTACAACACATGCATTTTCGTCAAATTTGATGTATGAACCGTCTTTACGACGTACACCTGATTTTGTACGTACGATAACAGCTTTAACAACATCACCCTTCTTAACAACGCCACCAGGTGTAGCATTTTTAACAGTTGCTACGATGACATCACCGATGTTCGCTGTTTTACGGCCAGATCCACCTAATACTTTGATTGTAAGA
This window contains:
- the rplX gene encoding 50S ribosomal protein L24, which gives rise to MHIKKGDNVIVIAGKDKGKTGKVVETQPKKDRVVVEGVNMIKKHQKPTQFNPEGGILETEAAIHVSNVQVLDPKTNEPTRVGYKFVDGKKVRIAKKSGEEIKSNK
- the rplN gene encoding 50S ribosomal protein L14; the protein is MIQQETRLKVADNSGAREVLTIKVLGGSGRKTANIGDVIVATVKNATPGGVVKKGDVVKAVIVRTKSGVRRKDGSYIKFDENACVVIRDDKGPRGTRIFGPVARELRDGNFMKIVSLAPEVL